A stretch of the Vigna radiata var. radiata cultivar VC1973A chromosome 9, Vradiata_ver6, whole genome shotgun sequence genome encodes the following:
- the LOC106773876 gene encoding uncharacterized protein LOC106773876, which produces MASNKEVGNGLSLKYWVDKEKKRVIVAEADGDLVDVLFSFLTLPLGTIIRLLNTLQQQEGRENTSLQHDGRDNSSEQQQRQDNISEQHEGRENGSGQQLGLANNSEQQAGTGCINKLCQSFKDMFGLRNTSEQQVKLGCINELYKSVNTLKPDDFRNKICQKMLHSPRNPLESSCQRLKVKLDDSEPTKYFMCHNCSKKGSNLLVSSFKDVKCDCGSLMRKEIELLEEAAADDGVFVKGKAKFLIYDNLTVRRSSPSEFIKPPLKPRHKNLPKREEILDREKILHILKQALISETPLSDVLLKNTSKRSVSFSRVFGPSDYKGYLEIKVMVSKSDNKIKFVEADGDFVDFVASFLTTPLGFILNLKNKKLSCYPIPLLASILKFRNGRLSLGSIRNLYKSVKNLDPSWFIESSNKSLLNPKVAPYFGCERNPLLKPKQDDTAKYWYGLGEMKNENGRVICEKRMISKKHDMLQQPKDIKMLDPRSSDRKKRDGVGFMKRPCLFLVWDNLKLSPLTTTSLDSYNLLSTVSDNLPSTGSDNLPSPDLEEHLLKITKSKAINLLRASLTSDEGAFTRSLSCLLLKWRLQRLIPLWGWWRNKRNKKREKRKRRKSEKDIELNDKKEKEKQEKRKKEETKSAAETKRKKEEINNNSVQKTNEEIKT; this is translated from the exons ATGGCTTCAAACAAAGAAGTAGGAAACGGTTTGAGTTTGAAATATTGGgtggacaaagaaaagaaacgTGTGATTGTAGCAGAAGCAGATGGGGACTTGGTAGATGTTCTCTTCAGTTTCCTTACCCTTCCACTGGGAACTATCATCCGCCTTTTGAACACCCTTCAACAACAAGAAGGGCGTGAGAACACCTCCTTACAACATGATGGACGTGATAACAGCTCTGAACAACAACAAAGGCAAGACAACATCTCTGAACAACATGAAGGGCGCGAGAACGGCTCTGGACAACAACTAGGGCTTGCGAACAACTCTGAACAACAAGCAGGAACTGGTTGCATCAACAAATTGTGCCAGAGTTTTAAGGATATGTTTGGGCTTCGCAACACCTCTGAACAACAAGTAAAGCTTGGTTGCATCAACGAGCTGTACAAGAGTGTTAATACTTTGAAGCCTGATGATTTCAGGAACAAGATCTGCCAGAAAATGTTACATTCTCCTCGCAACCCCTTAGAGAGCTCTTGCCAGAGATTAAAAGTGAAACTGGATGATTCAGAACCCACAAAGTATTTCATGTGTCATAACTGTTCAAAGAAAGGAAGTAATTTGTTGGTGAGTTCCTTTAAAGATGTAAAATGCGACTGCGGGTCATTGATGAGGAAAGAAATAGAACTGCTGGAAGAGGCTGCTGCTGACGATGGTGTTTTTGTTAAAGGAAAAGCCAAGTTCTTAATCTATGATAACTTGACAGTGCGTCGAAGCTCTCCCAGTGAATTCATTAAACCACCCCTCAAACCTCGACACAAAAATCTCCCCAAGCGTGAGGAAATACTTGACAGGGAAAAG ATACTTCACATACTGAAGCAAGCATTAATCTCCGAAACCCCTCTTAGTGATGTGTTATTGAAAAACACATCCAAGCGATCGGTCTCTTTCTCACGAGTTTTTGGTCCAAGTGATTACAAAGGTTATTTAGAAATCAAGGTAATGGTGAGTAAATCAGACAACAAGATTAAATTCGTTGAAGCAGATGGGGATTTTGTCGATTTTGTGGCCAGTTTCCTCACAACACCTCTTGGATTTATTCTGAACCTTAAGAATAAGAAACTGTCCTGCTACCCCATACCACTTCTTGCATCTATTCTGAAGTTTAGGAATGGCAGATTGTCCTTAGGAAGCATTCGTAACTTGTATAAAAGTGTGAAGAATCTGGATCCATCGTGGTTCATAGAGTCATCGAACAAATCCTTGCTGAATCCCAAGGTGGCTCCTTATTTTGGTTGTGAGAGAAATCCGCTATTAAAACCAAAGCAAGATGACACTGCCAAATATTGGTATGGCCTtggagaaatgaaaaatgaaaacgGTCGTGTCATCTGTGAAAAGAGAATGATTTCAAAGAAACATGATATGCTACAACAGCCCAAAGATATCAAAATGTTGGACCCAAGATCTTCcgatagaaaaaaaagagatgGTGTGGGATTTATGAAGAGGCCTTGTCTATTTCTTGTGTGGGATAATCTGAAATTGTCACCGTTGACAACTACCAGTCTTGATTCTTATAATCTACTGTCTACTGTTTCGGATAATCTGCCGTCTACTGGTTCGGATAATCTGCCGTCTCCTGATTTGGAGGAACATCTGCTGAAAATCACAAAGTCAAAG GCGATAAACCTGTTGAGGGCTTCTTTGACCTCCGACGAAGGTGCTTTTACTCGGAGCCTATCCTGCTTATTGTTGAAGTGGAGACTTCAAAGACTCATTCCATTATGGGGTTGGTGGAGAaacaagagaaacaaaaaacgagaaaaaagaaaaagacgaAAAAGTGAGAAAGATATCGAGTTAAATgacaagaaagagaaagagaaacaagaaaaaaggaagaaggaagaaactAAAAGTGCAGCAGAAACTAAAAGGAAGAAGGAGGAGATTAACAATAATTCAGTGCAGAAGACAAACGAAGAAATCAAAACCTAA